One window of Apteryx mantelli isolate bAptMan1 chromosome 8, bAptMan1.hap1, whole genome shotgun sequence genomic DNA carries:
- the CRYZ gene encoding quinone oxidoreductase: protein MAMARNMMRAVRVFEFGGPEVLKLQSDVLIPVPKENQVLIKVHACGVNPVETYIRSGAYARKPALPYTPGSDVAGVIESVGEHVTAFKKGDRVFTVDTISGGYADYTVAAANRVFPLSDKLDFKQGAAIGIPYFTAYRALFQKGRAKAGESVLVHGASGGVGIAACQIARACGLKVLGTAGTEEGMNTVLRNGAHQAFNHREANYIDKIKEYTGTKGVDIIIEMLSNVNLATDLHLLSYSGRVMVVGCRGPIEINPRDTMSKESSIIGVGLFLATEEERNECAAAVLDGIEAGWLKPEIGSEYPLENIAKAHEDIIHSSGARGKMVLLP from the exons ATGGCAATGGCAAGAAATATGATGAGAGCTGTCAGAGTTTTTGAATTTGGTGGCCCTGAAGTGCTGAAACTCCAGTCAGATGTCTTAATTCCTGTTCCAAAAGAAAATCAG GTATTAATTAAAGTCCATGCCTGTGGGGTAAATCCTGTGGAGACATATATTCGTTCTGGAGCTTATGCTAGAAAACCAGCTTTACCTTATACTCCCGGCTCAGATGTGGCTGGTGTTATTGAAAGTGTTGGGGAACATGTGACTGCATTCAAG AAGGGTGACAGGGTTTTTACTGTTGATACCATCTCTGGTGGATATGCAGATTATACAGTCGCTGCAGCTAATAGAGTCTTTCCTTTGTCGGATAAATTGGACTTCAAGCAAGGTGCAGCAATTGGAATACCCTATTTCACTGCTTACCGTGCTCTTTTCCAAAA AGGACGTGCCAAAGCAGGGGAAAGTGTGCTAGTCCATGGTGCGAGTGGGGGA gtgggAATAGCAGCATGTCAGATTGCCAGAGCTTGTGGTTTAAAGGTTTTGGGTACAGCAGGAACTGAGGAAGGCATGAACACGGTTCTGAGGAATGGTGCTCACCAAGCATTTAATCACAGAGAAGCTAATTACATTGATAAGATTAAG GAATACACAGGGACGAAAGGAGTTGATATAATAATAGAAATGCTGTCTAACGTCAATCTTGCTACTGACTTGCATCTGTTGTCTTATTCAGGAAGGGTGATG GTTGTGGGCTGTAGAGGTCCTATTGAGATAAATCCGAGAGACACTATGAGTAAAGAATCTAGCATAATAGGAGTTGGTCTGTTTCTTGCAACTGAG GAGGAGAGAAATGAATGTGCAGCAGCAGTCCTTGATGGTATAGAAGCTGGCTGGCTGAAACCAGAAATAGGCTCCGAATATCCATTGGAGAATATAGCTAAGGCTCATGAAGACATTATTCATAGCAGTGGTGCTAGAGGAAAGATGGTGCTCCTTCCATAa